The nucleotide window CGATCACCGGATCTCCGGTGAAGCGATTCTTGATGGAGATGAACTGTTCCCGAATTCCAGGATGCTCACATCGAACTGGAAGAAAATAAGTCTCGAAGCATCGCGGACGATGCGGCGTTTGCACCATATTCCCCGCTTTCATGAGGCCGTCCCTGCACAGCAGGACATTTCGGCGAGTGACGACTCCGATTGGCGCATCTTCATCATGCGGGCCTACGGCGTGACGATCTTCAGAAATCTGGCGCAGTGCCCAACTGTCGCTGATTTTCTGGAAAAGTCACCAGATGTGCTTTCGGCATCCTTCTCGATTCTCGGACCGGGAAAGTCCATCCCAGCGCATAGAGGTCCATTTAGAGGCGTGTTGCGGGGCTATCTCGTCCTGAGCATGCCCACTCATGGCGACGGCACGCCGGCTGCCGTGCTGACAATCAACCGCAGTGAATATCGCCTGCACGAGGGCGAATTTCTTTTGTGGGACGACACATTCGAGCACGCGGTTCGAAATGAGAGTAGCGAATATCGAGTCGTTTTGTTGCTGGACATAAAGCGTCCCAATATGGCGTTAGATCTGCGGGCGATCTCGAGTATCGTCATGTTTAGTGTCCGTTTATCGATTTAC belongs to Paraburkholderia sp. SOS3 and includes:
- a CDS encoding aspartyl/asparaginyl beta-hydroxylase domain-containing protein, producing MQWVHDCVAKALRWWFDHRISGEAILDGDELFPNSRMLTSNWKKISLEASRTMRRLHHIPRFHEAVPAQQDISASDDSDWRIFIMRAYGVTIFRNLAQCPTVADFLEKSPDVLSASFSILGPGKSIPAHRGPFRGVLRGYLVLSMPTHGDGTPAAVLTINRSEYRLHEGEFLLWDDTFEHAVRNESSEYRVVLLLDIKRPNMALDLRAISSIVMFSVRLSIYGMRWVSGLRTAIRAAGKVRDGMRSD